The Teredinibacter sp. KSP-S5-2 genome includes a window with the following:
- a CDS encoding prepilin-type N-terminal cleavage/methylation domain-containing protein, producing MASKKYTYCEIKKTNWQKGFSLFELIVVVIIIALLLYVGISKYDKPIEKAVKSAVGFQAATFSRMVTNINGTSEVMHRSSMDLKGVTVYLNEYGWPANTDPNMSPLARNQTPEECQQLWNAFFQYPPSSTISFSSKKNTADYRISSINGRICRYELTRKQEGVYFFDYYLETGEVIPSSSM from the coding sequence ATGGCAAGCAAGAAATATACATATTGCGAAATAAAAAAAACAAATTGGCAAAAAGGTTTTAGTCTTTTTGAGTTAATTGTGGTGGTCATTATTATCGCCCTGTTACTTTACGTCGGGATTTCAAAATACGATAAACCAATCGAAAAAGCAGTAAAAAGTGCAGTGGGTTTTCAAGCGGCGACATTTTCCAGAATGGTGACGAACATTAATGGCACCTCAGAGGTAATGCACCGTAGCTCTATGGATTTAAAAGGGGTTACTGTATACCTTAATGAATATGGCTGGCCTGCCAATACCGACCCCAATATGTCGCCCCTTGCAAGAAATCAAACACCGGAAGAGTGCCAACAGCTGTGGAATGCTTTTTTTCAGTACCCGCCGTCTTCAACTATTTCGTTTAGCAGTAAAAAAAATACGGCAGATTATCGAATTTCATCAATAAACGGTCGAATTTGCCGATATGAATTAACGAGAAAACAGGAAGGAGTCTATTTCTTTGACTATTATTTGGAGACAGGGGAGGTAATTCCTTCGTCTTCCATGTAA
- a CDS encoding type II secretion system protein: protein MSKQQSGFTLIELIAVLVILGILAATAVPRFVDLSDAAETAALQSIAGSIESASALNHAVDVANEAGLTLDTPVNTLNCNTAAALMQGGALPDGYSVAALAVADKASVTCTLSNAGGLTENFVMIGAQP, encoded by the coding sequence ATGAGTAAGCAACAATCCGGTTTTACTCTAATTGAACTGATTGCTGTACTGGTTATATTGGGGATTCTTGCCGCGACGGCGGTGCCCAGATTTGTCGACCTTTCTGATGCCGCAGAAACAGCTGCACTGCAAAGCATTGCAGGGTCAATCGAAAGTGCGTCGGCACTCAACCATGCTGTGGATGTGGCAAATGAAGCAGGGTTAACTTTAGATACCCCGGTGAACACCTTAAATTGTAATACTGCTGCTGCGTTGATGCAGGGTGGTGCCTTGCCTGATGGTTACAGTGTGGCTGCTTTAGCCGTAGCAGACAAAGCCAGTGTTACCTGTACATTGTCTAATGCGGGTGGTTTGACTGAAAACTTTGTCATGATTGGTGCACAACCGTAA
- a CDS encoding prepilin-type N-terminal cleavage/methylation domain-containing protein, with the protein MWQRGVTLVELVTVLVLIGAIAAVSFSRLAPTTLFQLQASRDTIVAAFFMAQQRAMAQPNPVRLVTSSNQIDLLIDTDNDGSFADESSFRWGADAYPIDLVPNQALTPAIFDFNRLGYTSARTLTLSQAGESVTISISRTGFVN; encoded by the coding sequence GTGTGGCAGAGAGGGGTTACGCTGGTTGAGTTGGTTACCGTTTTGGTTTTGATTGGTGCCATTGCTGCCGTTTCGTTTTCCCGATTAGCTCCCACAACTCTTTTTCAACTACAGGCAAGCCGCGACACGATTGTTGCGGCTTTTTTTATGGCGCAACAACGGGCAATGGCGCAGCCGAATCCCGTACGTTTGGTTACAAGTAGTAATCAAATAGATTTATTAATTGATACAGATAATGATGGCAGTTTCGCAGACGAGTCGAGTTTTCGTTGGGGAGCAGATGCCTACCCAATCGACTTGGTGCCAAACCAGGCATTAACGCCAGCAATATTTGATTTTAATCGCTTGGGATATACCAGTGCGCGAACGTTAACGCTTTCTCAAGCGGGGGAGTCTGTGACTATTTCCATTAGTCGAACGGGGTTTGTTAATTAA
- a CDS encoding type II secretion system protein, with the protein MLKRQLGVTLIETIVFIVVVSIALGALLRVFQQASIDSVDPVVKTKALEVAQATLDEILSRKFADNTPTGGVPACNPCSAIGVGPGFNDVGDYNGYTNNSDPNFRISVSVTDAGGDLGIAANNARLVTVTVDYIDSNPLRSAGRGRLSLSAYRVNF; encoded by the coding sequence ATGCTAAAAAGACAGTTAGGTGTCACCCTAATTGAAACAATCGTATTTATCGTTGTGGTGAGTATCGCGCTAGGGGCGTTGTTGCGCGTATTTCAGCAGGCATCCATCGATAGTGTTGACCCCGTAGTAAAAACCAAAGCCCTTGAAGTTGCTCAGGCAACTCTGGATGAAATTTTATCGCGAAAATTTGCAGACAATACTCCGACCGGTGGTGTGCCTGCTTGTAATCCCTGTTCTGCTATTGGTGTCGGTCCAGGTTTTAACGATGTTGGCGATTACAATGGTTATACCAACAACAGCGACCCCAATTTTCGAATAAGTGTTAGCGTAACCGATGCCGGTGGTGACTTGGGGATTGCTGCGAATAATGCCCGTTTAGTTACCGTCACCGTGGACTATATCGATAGTAATCCTCTGAGATCTGCCGGACGTGGACGTTTGTCCTTGAGTGCATACAGGGTGAACTTCTGA
- a CDS encoding type II secretion system protein yields the protein MSRTCLYKTHSGFTLIELITVIVVLSIVGAIGSSFLITTMNNYNDVQEKNKMINKGRLVLEQMTRQLRGAVPNSLRVSPSGNCIEFLPIVGGANYLTELPDDQNGAPEVSSVATSPFVLGLGTARHAIVGALQVGEIYVLGSSAARVSIAALSAGPPYNSIAFTANHRFISNSINQRIYVADDPVRFCLAGGSVIEYSGYGLSTSAMGDGMPAGATSSLMANLVTTDGTAFVLSPGSEDRNTAIFLDITFMEGSHRVRLEHQVLVRNVP from the coding sequence ATGAGTCGAACCTGTTTATACAAAACACATTCGGGTTTTACGTTGATTGAGTTAATCACTGTGATTGTTGTGTTATCCATTGTGGGTGCAATTGGTTCGAGTTTTCTGATTACCACAATGAATAATTACAACGATGTTCAGGAAAAAAATAAAATGATTAACAAGGGGCGTCTTGTTCTTGAACAGATGACTCGCCAGTTACGTGGTGCCGTTCCTAACTCGCTTCGTGTTAGCCCATCCGGTAATTGTATTGAATTTCTACCGATCGTCGGCGGGGCAAATTATTTAACGGAATTACCGGATGATCAAAATGGTGCGCCTGAAGTAAGCAGTGTTGCCACTTCACCTTTTGTTCTTGGTTTAGGAACTGCTCGGCATGCAATAGTTGGAGCTTTGCAGGTGGGGGAAATCTACGTATTAGGCAGTTCTGCTGCCAGGGTTTCCATTGCCGCGTTGTCTGCGGGGCCGCCGTATAACAGTATTGCGTTTACGGCTAATCACCGGTTTATCAGTAATTCAATTAATCAGCGTATTTATGTTGCGGATGACCCAGTACGATTTTGTCTTGCGGGAGGAAGTGTTATCGAATATTCCGGTTATGGTCTAAGTACTTCGGCTATGGGGGATGGCATGCCTGCTGGAGCCACTTCTTCGTTAATGGCAAATTTGGTAACGACTGATGGAACCGCATTTGTTTTGTCTCCTGGTAGTGAAGACAGAAATACCGCCATATTTTTGGATATCACTTTTATGGAGGGTAGCCATCGAGTCAGGTTAGAGCATCAGGTGTTAGTGCGAAATGTTCCCTAG